The Anas platyrhynchos isolate ZD024472 breed Pekin duck chromosome 31, IASCAAS_PekinDuck_T2T, whole genome shotgun sequence genome includes a window with the following:
- the LOC119718041 gene encoding olfactory receptor 14C36-like has translation MAYDRYVAICKPLHYGSLLGSRACAQMAAAAWGSGFLNAVLQTTTTFSLPLCRGNAVDQFFCEIPQILKLSCSNAYLREVGALVFSISLAFGCFVFIVVSYVQIFRAVLRMPSEQGRHKAFSTCLPHLAVVSLFLSTVMFAYLKPPSISSPSLDLVVAVLYSVLPPAVNPLIYSMRNKELKEALRTLLQYSVFQKGNGLLHLIP, from the coding sequence atggcctatgaccgctacgttgccatctgcaagcccctgcactacgggagcctcctgggcagcagagcttgtgcccagatggcagcagctgcctggggcagtggctttctcaatgctgtcctgcagaCTACCactacattttcccttcccctctgtcgaggcaatgctgtggaccagttcttctgtgaaatccctcagatcctcaagctctcctgctcaaatgcctacctcagggaagttggggcacttgtGTTTAGTATTTCTTTAGCCTtcggttgttttgttttcattgtggtgtcctatgtgcagatcttcagggcagtgctgaggatgccctctgagcagggccgtcacaaagccttttccacgtgcctccctcacctggctgtggtctccctctttcttAGCACtgtcatgtttgcctacctgaagcccccttccatctcctctccatcgcTGGATCTcgtggtggcagttctgtactcagtgctgcctccagcagtgaaccccctcatctacagcatgaggaataagGAGCTCAAGGAGGCACTGAGGACGTTATtgcaatattcagtatttcaaaaaggaaatggTCTTCTGCATCTGATTCCCTGA
- the LOC139999995 gene encoding olfactory receptor 14C36-like, with the protein MRQFDYFELYEEVQRRATKAIKGLEHFCYEGTLRELALLSSGETLDAVACHHRLHTPMYFFLLNLALLDLGCISTTLPKAMANALRDTRAISYQGCATQVFFFLFFIAAEYSILTIMAYDRYVAICKPLQYGSLLGSRACVQMAAAAWGSGFLNAVLHTTTTFSLPLCQGNAVDQFFCEIPHILKLSCSDSDYLKEVRLLVVSACFALVCFVFILVSYVQIFRAVLRMPSEHGRHKAFSTCLPHLAVVSLFISTAMFAYLKPPSISSPSLDLMVSVLYSGVPPAVNPLIYSMRNQELKATLKKLILVVIFT; encoded by the exons ATGCGGCAGTTTGACTACTTCGAATTATATGAAGAGGTCCAGAGAAGAGCCACAAAGgcgatcaaggggctggagcacttctgctATGAAGGCacgctgagagaactggcactACTCAGCAGCGGAGAAACCTTAGA cgccgtagcctgccaccaccgcctccacacccccatgtacttcttcctcctcaacctcgccctcctcgacctgggctgcatctccaccactctgcccaaagccatggccaatgccctccgggacaccagggccatctcctatcaaggatgtgctacacaggtctttttctttctcttctttatagCAGCAGAATATTCTATTCTCActatcatggcctacgaccgctatgttgccatctgcaagcccctgcagtacgggagcctcctgggcagcagagcttgtgtcCAGATGGCAGcggctgcctggggcagtggctttctcaatgctgtcctgcataCGACCACTACTTTTTCCCtacccctctgccaaggcaatgctgtggaccagttcttctgtgagatcccccacatcctcaagctctcctgctcagattcaGACTACCTAAAGGAAGTTAGACTTCTGGTGGTTAGTGCATGTTTTgcattagtttgttttgttttcattttggtgtcctatgtgcagatcttcagggcagtgctgaggatgccctctgagcacggcaggcacaaagccttttccacatgcctccctcacctggctgtggtatCCCTCTTTATCAGCActgccatgtttgcctaccttaagcccccctccatctcctccccatccttgGACCTGATGGTGTCAGTTCTGTACTCAggggtgcctccagcagtgaacccgcTCATCtatagcatgaggaaccaggagctgaaagccACACTGAAGAAACTGATTCTAGTGGTAATATTTACTTAG